One genomic region from Sulfurimonas sp. encodes:
- a CDS encoding rod shape-determining protein: protein MIFNKLIGLFSNDLAIDLGTANTIVISKGRGIIINEPSVVAVKTEKFGHTRVLAVGQEAKEMVGKTPGNIRAIRPMRDGVIADFDMTEKMIRKFIEKAHGRSTLISPRIIICVPYGLTQVERKAVRESALSAGAREVFLIEEPMAAAIGAGIDIRQPQGNLVVDIGGGTTEIGVVSLGGLVLSKSIRVAGDKMDKAIVDYIKKKYNLLIGERTAEEIKINIGTAVSLNEDLTMVVNGRDQVEGLLSSIELTSEDAKEAMKDPLKEIAEALREVIEKMPPDLSGDIVNHGIILTGGGALIRQLDKYLSDIVKVPVYVADEPLLAVARGTGRALEEIDLLQELFENE from the coding sequence ATGATATTTAACAAACTAATAGGACTTTTTTCAAATGACTTAGCAATTGACTTAGGAACGGCCAATACAATCGTAATTTCAAAAGGTCGTGGAATTATTATTAATGAACCCTCAGTGGTTGCAGTTAAAACTGAAAAATTTGGTCATACTAGAGTTTTAGCAGTTGGGCAAGAAGCTAAAGAAATGGTTGGTAAAACTCCGGGAAATATAAGAGCCATTCGTCCAATGAGAGATGGAGTTATTGCTGACTTTGATATGACTGAAAAAATGATTAGAAAGTTTATAGAAAAAGCTCACGGAAGAAGTACTTTAATTAGTCCTAGAATTATTATTTGTGTTCCTTATGGACTTACTCAAGTAGAGCGAAAAGCTGTAAGAGAATCAGCTTTAAGTGCTGGAGCTAGAGAAGTTTTTCTTATAGAAGAGCCAATGGCAGCAGCAATAGGTGCAGGGATTGACATTCGTCAACCACAAGGAAACTTAGTTGTTGATATTGGTGGTGGTACTACGGAGATTGGTGTTGTTTCTCTTGGTGGTCTTGTTTTATCTAAGTCTATTCGAGTTGCTGGAGATAAAATGGATAAAGCAATCGTTGATTATATAAAGAAAAAATACAACCTTCTTATTGGTGAGCGAACTGCTGAAGAGATTAAAATCAACATAGGAACAGCCGTTTCTTTGAATGAAGATTTAACTATGGTAGTAAATGGTCGTGACCAAGTTGAAGGACTTCTTAGTTCCATTGAGCTAACAAGCGAAGATGCTAAAGAAGCTATGAAAGACCCTCTAAAAGAAATTGCCGAAGCGCTAAGAGAAGTCATAGAAAAAATGCCTCCTGATTTATCTGGTGATATTGTAAATCATGGTATTATTTTAACTGGTGGGGGAGCTCTTATTCGCCAACTAGACAAGTATTTATCAGATATTGTAAAAGTACCTGTTTATGTTGCTGATGAACCACTTTTAGCAGTTGCAAGAGGAACAGGTCGTGCACTTGAAGAGATAGACTTATTACAAGAGTTATTTGAGAATGAATAA
- the clpX gene encoding ATP-dependent Clp protease ATP-binding subunit ClpX, producing MMSRHCSFCDATESEENPLIAGNGVYICKNCVFSAYKIMFGDEKQSSDTNKSELLEAVDNLMTPKELNNFLSDYIIGQEKARKLLSVAVYNHYKRIFKTHEVSDDDTEIAKSNVLLIGPTGSGKTLMAQTIARVLNVPIAITDATSLTEAGYVGEDVENILTKLIQAADGDVQRAEKGIVFIDEVDKVARMSENRSITRDVSGEGVQQALLKIIEGAEVNIPPKGGRKHPNQEFTTIDTKNILFICGGAFDGLEDILKRKQGDNILGFGHEKKTKDEQKPTYDMVEPDDLVSYGLIPELIGRLPIIASLQEISEEDMVRILVEPKNSLVKQYKKLFSIDGVDLSFEDEALKAIAAKSIKRKTGARGLRAILEENMIDIMYELPEYEGYEVLITKDVIENNQDPVYIKKSNQKIA from the coding sequence ATGATGAGTAGACATTGTAGTTTTTGTGATGCAACTGAGAGCGAAGAAAATCCTCTTATTGCAGGAAACGGTGTATATATTTGTAAAAACTGTGTGTTTTCAGCATACAAAATAATGTTTGGAGATGAAAAACAAAGTAGCGATACAAATAAATCTGAGCTACTTGAAGCAGTAGATAACTTAATGACTCCTAAAGAGTTAAATAATTTTTTAAGCGATTACATCATAGGTCAAGAAAAAGCAAGAAAACTTTTAAGCGTTGCTGTTTATAACCACTACAAAAGAATCTTTAAAACACATGAAGTTAGTGATGATGACACAGAAATAGCAAAGTCAAATGTTTTGCTAATAGGACCTACTGGAAGTGGAAAAACTCTTATGGCTCAAACTATTGCTAGAGTTTTAAATGTTCCTATCGCTATCACAGATGCTACTAGTCTTACAGAAGCTGGATATGTTGGAGAAGATGTTGAAAATATCTTAACAAAACTTATCCAAGCGGCAGACGGAGATGTTCAAAGAGCGGAAAAAGGTATAGTTTTTATAGATGAAGTTGATAAAGTAGCTCGTATGAGTGAAAATCGTTCAATCACTAGAGATGTATCTGGAGAAGGTGTTCAACAAGCACTACTAAAAATCATAGAAGGCGCAGAGGTAAATATTCCACCAAAAGGTGGAAGAAAACATCCAAACCAAGAATTTACTACTATTGACACTAAAAATATTTTATTTATATGTGGTGGTGCTTTTGATGGACTTGAAGATATACTAAAAAGAAAACAAGGCGACAATATTTTAGGTTTTGGACATGAGAAAAAAACTAAAGATGAGCAAAAACCAACTTATGATATGGTTGAGCCTGATGACTTAGTTTCTTATGGTCTTATTCCAGAGCTTATAGGAAGGCTTCCTATCATAGCTTCACTTCAAGAAATAAGCGAAGAAGATATGGTACGAATCTTAGTAGAGCCAAAAAATTCACTTGTTAAACAGTATAAAAAATTATTTTCTATTGATGGGGTAGACCTATCTTTTGAAGATGAGGCACTAAAAGCAATAGCAGCAAAATCAATAAAAAGAAAAACTGGGGCGCGTGGACTTCGTGCTATTTTAGAAGAAAATATGATAGACATCATGTATGAGCTTCCTGAGTATGAAGGTTATGAAGTTTTAATAACAAAAGATGTAATTGAAAACAACCAAGACCCTGTATATATAAAAAAATCAAATCAAAAAATAGCATAA
- the lpxA gene encoding acyl-ACP--UDP-N-acetylglucosamine O-acyltransferase: MSQISPLAIIEDGAVIGKNVQIDAFCFISSQATIGDGTTIAQGSCIYGKTTIGKNNTIFSHAVIGSIPQDLKFAGEDVELIIGDYNKIREFTLFNPGTKGGGGKTIIGSHNLFMGFVHLGHDVIIGNHCILANAATLAGHVEVGDYAVIGGMTPIHQFVHIGDYAMIGGASALAQDVPPFCMAEGNRASLRGLNLTGLRRNLSREDINELKSAYRELFESGKPLKDTASALLESTKNHYVNDLCDFVLKTKRGIPFDRKPIQEDQ, from the coding sequence ATGTCACAAATTTCCCCCCTTGCAATAATCGAAGATGGCGCAGTCATAGGAAAAAATGTTCAAATAGACGCTTTTTGTTTCATCTCATCTCAAGCAACTATTGGTGATGGAACAACTATCGCCCAAGGCTCTTGCATCTACGGAAAAACAACTATTGGAAAAAACAATACTATTTTTTCTCATGCAGTTATTGGTTCAATCCCTCAAGATTTAAAATTTGCGGGTGAAGATGTTGAGCTTATTATTGGCGATTACAACAAAATAAGAGAATTTACCCTTTTTAACCCAGGAACTAAAGGTGGCGGTGGAAAAACTATCATCGGAAGTCACAATCTTTTTATGGGTTTCGTGCATCTAGGACATGATGTTATCATTGGAAACCACTGTATTTTAGCAAATGCTGCAACTTTAGCTGGTCATGTTGAAGTTGGAGATTATGCAGTTATTGGTGGTATGACTCCTATTCATCAGTTTGTTCATATTGGTGATTATGCCATGATTGGCGGGGCATCTGCACTTGCTCAAGATGTACCTCCTTTTTGTATGGCTGAAGGAAATCGTGCATCTCTTAGAGGGCTTAATCTAACAGGACTAAGAAGAAACTTATCTCGTGAAGATATAAATGAGTTAAAATCTGCATATAGAGAACTTTTTGAATCAGGAAAACCCCTTAAAGATACAGCAAGTGCACTTTTAGAGAGTACAAAAAATCACTATGTAAATGACTTATGTGACTTTGTACTAAAAACAAAGAGAGGTATTCCATTTGATAGAAAACCAATACAAGAGGATCAATAA